aacaatTTGGAATCCCGCAAATGATTTTTGAGGTGCTGCATGAGGCTCTGCATTACGAAACATCCCTAATGAAAGTCAATGATAATCTTCATGTGTGTGCAATGCATTTATTGTGTCTTGTGGTTTCTTACCCTCAGGATGAGTTCGATAAGTTGCGTCACTTCTGCTACACGCGGACCGACGTTCTCCTGCTGTGCTTCAGCGTGGTGAGCCCCGCTTCCTTCCAGAACATTGGTGAAAAGTGGGTTCCTGAGATACGACGGCGTTGCCCGCTCACCCCTGTGATACTAGTGGGCACCCAGTGTGACCTTCGCCAGGACGTCAAGGTCCTTATTGACCTTGCAAGGCGCAGAGAAAGACCTGTCCTGGAGGAGGACGCCCGAGCCTTGGCCGACAAAATAGGAGCAGTGTCCTACATTGAGTGCTCTTCCCTCACACAGAAAAACCTTAAGGAGGTGTTCGACGCCGCCATCTCTGTAGGGCTCCGACACTCAGACAGAAGAGCAAGACGGGAGCGCAAGGTCCACAGTACTGCTGATAAAATGAAAATGCTCTCAAAGTCATGGTGGAAGAAGTATATCTGCATACAGTAGCCGAGGTCTTCTGAGGTGATGAACAATGTGATGGACTCTTGCTCAGCATCACGCTCCTCAAGTGGATGATGCTCAGTTGATCGTGAGTTGGCAATGGACAGTGTGCTGGTAAATTACCTTGCATGGGATAAAGATTTTCTGCCCAGAGCCACGGAGTAGGCGAAGATTACTTTATTGCCTGTGTTTCCGATGTTGGGATTAGGGTCAAATCTGGAAACTTACCATGGGAACTAATGGAAATATATGGGAATTAAAGGGAATGAACAGGAATTTACAAAAATCCAGACTAGCTTacaatatgtaattttttatatttgaaatattcaCCAATCATATGCTCTCAGGGGAGAGGGGGATTCCCAAATCCACTTTAAAATGAAGACAAATTTCTGCATTTGACTGTAAACATTACATGCATTCAAGTAGGTTTTGATATTACAACTAATGCTACAACTCTGCAGGCACAGGACGGTAACataacgtcagattgacgttgtaccccaacataccCCAACGTCGtagggatgttggattttgattggaaatgaaaatcaggttgacgtcaggcCAAAGTCAGTAtctaatgtccaacctaaaattaactaaatatcaacatctacTTGTGTTGCAgcctgacgttgtgtggacgttaccacaatgacctccatcaaaaaaaaaacaaaaaaaaaactgaactacactgttccaatttactatgaccttttatgtgaagctgctttgacacaatctacattgtaaaagcgctatacaaataaaggtgaattgaattgaatatcagacgttggattttggtcactttccaacacaacctgaaatcaaccgaatatcaacgtaatttgacgtcgttattggacgtcaaaataacgttgtccttagacgttaatttgacattgaattttggtctcCTAACGTCAtgtcctaaatctaacctaatattaacatcttaggatgttgtgtgcctgctgggaaagtAGTGCTAATTGTAAAAAAGCACATTTAGTTCATATTAACTTACGCTATGTTGTGCTTCTGTCTTCCTCTAGAAAGTTTTCATGCGTCTGTACAGTATACattactgtttttaatgtttataatcatCAAGCCTGAATTTATTTGATCAGTTTACCTTTGTATGTGATAGTTTACATTCCCCACATTTTGAATTCCTGTAAATTCCCAGTAAGTTTCCAAATTGGTAAGTTTCCAAAAATGTTGCAGATGATGTTCCCATGGAAACTTTCTGGAACTTTGTAGCCCCTTTGTTTATGCTATTGTTTATGCTACTGTTTCTGGAAATCGGTCACTGGTTCCACCCTCTTGATGACATCATACATGTCATTAAAGGCAGCAAGTGATTATTGGTTTGACTGTCAATTGACAGACCGTTAACCACAGATCAAACAGATCTCAAAGTCAGCATTCGTATCAAGCTAAAAACATACCACAAAACAGACAATACACCAAATGTCAAACAACACGGCATTGATTGTGATTGGCAGAGAGAATACTCGTCACAAGGTAATTATGATTGGTAGTCCTGTCAATCAGCAGCCAATAGTGCTCCAAATGTAGGTGGTATCTAAAAGTGAAAGTGACAagtcagagaaagagagagagagagagagagagaccgaaAGAATATACACGCACAAAATACAGTGTATGATTTGTAACATGctacaaaaaaattgtaaatcataTAATCTTTACAAATTATGTAGTCTGAACCTGGCATTAAAGTCGAATTTTGAAATTGATGTATATTGACTACATTTCTGAATGGGAAATAACAAATGTAAAGCAGTGTAATTTGGAAGACTGGACTTCAATGCACATCATCTCAAAGGCTTAAGCTATTTTGAAATGTCTGAGCCagattttcttttgtctttaaaatgattttggtaAAATAACTTCCTAAATCTCcaaattttacttaattttgctTCAAATAACTCGCCAGTTGTGTTTTGTCTGTGCTCTGAGGCAAAATAGAGCTACAGCGGTTTCCCTGGTTGCAGTAAAATGTAATGGTTTGCATCAGTTTCCCAGAAAGACACATTGAACAGATGGAATGGAAACCgtttttttattcacaaatgttttatgcaagaCTCCAGTTTTTAAATGGAAACATCTATTAAGTGCTTGCATAATGTTCATATATCTGCTGACTCTGAACACTCAAAATGGCTGAACTGGAACACTGCTGACCTCCTCCGCAATCAACACCATATGATTATGGTTTAAAAACCATCTGCTTTCGTTTAATAACCAAATACAGTGCCACACTTTTTAATTTATGTCTTCTACCTGATAAATGCATGTGCAAATGTTATGTGACCACGTTAATGATGCTAGCATGCTAATACTGGTGATTTAAGcgctattgtttttgtttgtttaacctCCATTTCTGCAGTTTTATAAGTCACATGGCCACTCCAAGTGGAGCATATATGTCATAATGTTTAAATGGTCACTCAGCAATCATTTGATCAATTTGATTGTACATAAAGGGTGTAATTACCCTTGTATCTTGGTTAACGCAGTTTTTCAATGTGAAAAGTATGTTTGGTGAACAGTAGAGCTACAGAATGATTCGCTTTATATGCTGCAATGCACTTGACTTGATCAATACTGATGTGCCATGTTGTAAAAAGTCTAGGACAAAGTTTTTTGGTTATGTGTCCTCCTGGTTAACCAGCAGTGATGGGGAGGACCAGCCAATGAGCTGTTGAATTTGCTTCTCATTATTCAGAAGCCCAATCAGAATCATTTTGTCGCATTGGACAGAGTGCAACAGTGACGTGACCGTTttgtgttttctgatttaaaacaCTAATCTAATCAATTGCATATTGGCAACAGCATTTCAATGCGTTTATTTTCAGGATCAATCTGCAAAACAGAAAATTAAATGAGGAAGATGCTTCCAGATCCAAGGCCAAAAACCGAGAGGTCGTTCACTGTTGCGCTCTTTACAGCTGCACATCATCAGGAAATAGCCTCTGATCTTTATGTTTAATTGTCAGCGCAATAACTTTATCAGGGTAATCTACTTttagatttgtacattttatgaTTGCATTTAAATTTCTCTTACTCTATAAACACTCCTGATATGGTAccgcgtgtgtgtgagtgtctgacTGCTATCCATGATTTTCATGGAAAATAAATGTGACATTAACTGAAACCAGAATGTCTGTTtcttctatagaccatttcaatgtggacatggcattggcccataaacattttctgcttgttgtcaaacaatatcATAACTGTAAACAAGAGGCAATTGATTTataacttaacattaaaacagctatcatagcattatttattaatatgttgactattttggattctcggaagttatggaaattttaaaaagttaaacaggaaatacgttagtgtaatattagattatatttaggtcaccagcatctaagaacaatgttattttgacatccaatgacgacgtgaaatgatgttgatatatggttgtttttaggttgcgtcggaaagtgaccaaaatcaaacATCGAGCATCAACAtctaaaccaacgtcatattgatgtcaagtactgacatttattcgtcaggtatgacaaccaaaatccaatgtctgatagacattatagtggtaacgttcacacaacgtcaagctgtctgaccaaaatgcaacatctggcCGACGTTAGATGTTGACATCGGCATGACATTGGGAAATTAGCAAATAAAGGGAAACCACCAAAAGCATGTCCTTGCAAAATTTAACTTTTATACAATCAGGGTTGCCAATGGACACTTTTGATCTGAGACATTTTAGGCTCATAAGGGGGTCGCACATCAGATGCgcacagcgccatgcatttctgaattctaaacatagctttctatcagggtacacacactggcaCTGCAATCGGCTGCTGTCCGCAgtgcccagccatgactcaggaccataaactgtaaaatatatggacgtagtatccgtgatgtcacccataggtttctgaacactgcaaaagaagcaacaagtaggcgcggccaaccgtcgccattttgttcgcgcgtcatcgcacccacagcgggataccaaacaagagcAAAGATGCGgggagtgagcggagctacagacacctgctggcattttgcttagaccaggcttagacagactttactttgggagaaccCTTAATACTtaattacctgtgactcgtttgtgttctgaccacttgtgcttggttgtacacaacatcaataaagtgtttagacttttaaaaacacagttgtaAAACActaagccactaagcattgttcttatgatgtttttctacaggaggaaaacgcaaattacttccaaacactgacaatgcttcagatgactgttctagagcctacagctaatcaatctgtcagaatctggagtgctttacagctctaaagcacattataaatgataaatgttcttaaataaaacaaatgcatttataaagatggtatataactttactcacatgggaagtggaggccacatgaatggtttgtgagcacaattaagtgcacacagcatgccatatcatctgataattgtaagaaataattccaaaaggcagctgactgtgtaaagccacataaaacaacacaaaaatacaatgtatatgccgagttcagcagctaatctgCCGGAGTctgctgaggtgaagtgacggcgaccagcgagacctagctgtcactcaagtggccacgcccttatgcagacttaatataacctaatataaatgaaacggatgagttataaaaatattcaccctcctcacagttgtcatgaagggtaatatcagctatatgacccaaaatcgttctttgtaccaggctgtaaacaccctttttctgctgtaaagttggccattctaacagtgagCTCAACTGAATTTGCTCCATATGGAGCCgggactagcagaatttcgatgaattgcagtttcagttacttccgtattggcttcccgttACTGTGCAACGACactgctaaccattgagccagcATGTTGTCTAAGTGCCATGTTTTCACATCTAAATTTTTGGACaacaaaatatctttaaatattgcGTGAGCCCCAATCTGGTCATTCTGTCAGAGATCCGACATGGAGTTCAACAGTGAAGACTTGTGAAGACAGTGAAGACTTTGGAAACACCACAAATTGTGGCAGGAAATGATTTCTTAGGAAATAAATTTTGTGGAATTAAAAAAACTTGAAGGAATTATCCTAAATTTcaatcaaaacaaaccaaaaatttCTGTCATTTTCTGCTTGAAAGGctctaatttaaaatatttttatttgaagtttGGATTAAATGTTATCAGATCTTTATACAACACATTTTACCCCACATAaagaatactatagtaatgtatagtaaacatTATAGTGCCTTTTATAGAACCAtattttaatagtgttttatactgtatatattacataatttctgactatttgttaatgaatgctgcagCAGACTAACCATATTGAACTGATAAACCACAATAAAGTATAGTATACTTTACtgtagtatatatagtatatatagtatgctgtagtatactttagtttttactacagtcaATGGTGgtttattgtaatatattgtaatatcgCCACATCCTtatcaccctgcagctcaagaccggttactcactgaagctaagcagggctaagcctggtcagtacctggatgggagaccagatgggaaagctaggttgctgttggaaatggtgttagtgaggccagcaggggcgttcaacctgtggtctgtgtgagtcctaatgccccagtaaagtgaaggggatacTATGCTCTCATTGAGCggcatctttcggatgagatgttaaactgaggtcctgactctgtgatCTTTAAAAATCGCATAGcatttctcgtaaagagtaggggtgttgCCCCGGTGTTCTGGACAAATTCCCTCCAttagcccttacccatcatggcctcccaatccaacgaattggctctatcactgacCACTCTGTCTCCCCACTGCCCCTATAGCTGGTGTTTGGTGACTGGCGcaattgtcctgtggctgctgtcatatcatccaagtggatgctgcacagtgGTGGTGCTGTGGAGAGACCccatcatgattgtgaagcactttgggtgtatggccatacatgataaatgtgctatataaatacacacattatatacattaCCCTATAGTTGCACAAAACTATATTGGATTATGAGTTTATATAAATGGTATATTACAGGGAAATGTAACTTTTTTACGTTTTgttgtatgaaattgtacgattttaaaaaggagtcgTGGCACCCTATCCCACGCCTAAACCCAACCCTGATTTGGGGTTGAGCAAATattactaaaatgtacgaatgagatcgagcaaattcatatgaattagacactaaatcaaaaagttacgaattgctgtgagattaacattactataaaatactatGGTATTTTTTTCACATGGGAACATTTCAAACACAAAAATCCAGAGAACTAAAGAATTCTATTATTTTACCAAGAATTGAGGTTTCAAACTGCATATGGTAGGAAAGAATTCTTACAAAGATATTTGATGTTACACTATTTGATTAACTTCCGCTGttcagtcaaaaataaaaatagttggaTTGTTAAAATTTCATTATTTCAGTCCATGCCATCAAAATCTCAAAGTTGGAAAACATGTAATAGTTTTCATTCACAATCTTTAaactatgtgaagtttatttagaaactaatttcgagaggattacatgcttatgattgcttgcagacggtcctgcattattcaatttatgattcaccaattagacgactcctaagccactataaataccctaagttccatttaacagccatcttcatgttgaacaatccccccttccacccctactcctttcctagatgggtggcctagtaattagcactgttgtctcacagcaagaacgtcactgtccttaccaagccagctgacgtttctgtagGGAGTTTACGTTCTCCcggtgctcacgtgggtttcccccgggttcctcggtttcctcccaccatccaaaagcatgcaacttaagttaattgactaatccatattggcaccatagacatgctcctaataagtagttatctcttaagagcaatcactatctgttcattagctcagtgtttcccaaccctgttccttgaggcacaccaacagttcatgttttggatgtctccctcatctgacccattaacttcaggttttggaatctcttctaatgttctgatgagttatttcaggtttgtttgattaaagagagaatgaaaatgtgtactgttggcgtgccttcaggaacagggttaggaaactctgcattagctaatacagcaggggagttcttgagatctacctgagctcaaactcccctctcgccttatATGGGAGGGAGCAGGGCTCTctctcaggacagcatgccaaacaagctttataatcaatcatcagctaagtgtgaactcttgaactgaagtttaaaatacagtttaaaataatttttatctttattattactctatcgggcagcacggtggcgcagtgagtagcacaatcacctcacagcaagaaggtcactggttcgagccccagctggatcagttggcatttctgtgtggagtttgcatgttttcctcgtgttcgcgtgggtttcctccaggtgctccggtttcccccacaagtccaaagacatgcagtacaggtgaattgagtaagctaactggccgtagtgtatgtgtatgtgtgtgattgagtgtgtagggatgtttcccagtgatgggttgcagctggaagggcatccgctgcgtaaaacatatgctggataagttggcggttcattccgctgtgatgactccagattaataaagggactaagcggaaaagaaaatgaatgaataaatgaatgaa
This genomic interval from Danio aesculapii chromosome 15, fDanAes4.1, whole genome shotgun sequence contains the following:
- the rhoub gene encoding ras homolog family member Ub, whose protein sequence is MDYSNLMAPPVPPHKPQSPSAAHCQGRLLKCVFLGDGAVGKTSLIVSYTTNGYPTKYVPTAFDDFSAVVQVDGQPVRLQLCDTAGQDEFDKLRHFCYTRTDVLLLCFSVVSPASFQNIGEKWVPEIRRRCPLTPVILVGTQCDLRQDVKVLIDLARRRERPVLEEDARALADKIGAVSYIECSSLTQKNLKEVFDAAISVGLRHSDRRARRERKVHSTADKMKMLSKSWWKKYICIQ